The Helicoverpa armigera isolate CAAS_96S chromosome 28, ASM3070526v1, whole genome shotgun sequence genomic interval TACCACACATTTATTCAAAACCAACCTTTATCACCTACAACATAAAGCCCAAATTTGATTACCAACTTTGAAGCTTACAACCTTTTCAGCCATCTCTGCTATACTAAATCCAACTTTAATCCTACAGGAATAAAGTTGATAATTGCTTGAATGTTTTCGTAGTATATAATTTAGTAGGCCCTGTCTATTCCTTCATGATCGTGACAGATGCAACCTGTCTCCAAAGATTATTACAGTGAACTATTTATAGGTTTCTAAACTAGTGAAATACCGTGACTTTGTCTGAGCAAACTATGCGAGGATTGCGTAAAAGATGATGGGTAGGTGATATTGGAAATGACAGCCTAAAtatctacatacctatataatttaaaGGTACCTACACGATGCAGATAGATTTCAACCTGAGAAAGCACATAGGctaatttttatttcaggatACTTATTATACCTTTAGACGTATACCTACAAGGTTTCACGCGCGTCCGTGGAACCTCTGCGAACTTATAGGTAGGCTCTCTATCactgaaaagatttttcaaacaaactcttcagctttataatataccGTAACTACctaagttataaatatagataagtgATTTGTTATTATCACTTATCAGCAATATGCAGTTAGAGCACGTTATCTCTTATCAATGCAAATACACGTTTGACCTGTGTATGAGACGGAAACCCTTCACCTTTATAGGAAAAAATAGTTACACTTATGTACTTTGATTATGattagtatataatatatatagttAAGAGATTTCAGGCAGTCCAGTTTGTAAGTGGTAAGTGATCTCTGAAATTCATCATCTGTGAACCTTTtgacaactatgttggggtcggcttccagtctaaccggatgcagctgagtaccagtgttttacaaggagcgactgcctatctgacctcctcaaccctagACACCCCGATACTACTTGGTAACACTGGCCGTCAGCACAGCTTCTGACCGCTCATAACAACTGCCTGCCTGAGAGATATTTAAACATAAAGTATATTATTCAAATGAGAGTCGGTACCCACCAAATTAACGTGCCTTCGAAACACGAAGGAACTCCTCATGACTCGCTACCGATCGCACCaatcgttgcttaaccttacaaATCCTCGAACAACTTGAGGGGCTAACCTTATGATCGCGTTCTGGGGCTGTTATTTAGCCACGAGCCATGATAACTCAGTGTATATACCCTAATAACTGCGTATGTTCTAAGCTTGTAATACACGACTTAAGTCTACGCTAGTTTCAAATGGAGCACGCTATAGGTCTAGCTTTTAGGAGAGTGTGCCTGATGCGCTGAGTTGGTTGCTCCACTTTGATATTCTTGGCAAAGTCCAATGTGAATGATGTTGACGAAAGTGATGAAGCTTGTGGAACTTTCATAGGCACATCTGTCGATGATGAAGAGATTGATTTGTAAAATCCAAACTAatcgaaagtaactctgtctgtctgtgtcttttcttcacgcctaaactactgaaccggtttGTGTGAAAtatggtacagacatagtttggaacttgagaaaggacatatgatagtttttattacaaaaaaataaaaataaaatttctttcggacatcagcgccatctattggtcaaaacGAAAATCTGCCAGAAGTACCTAATGCCaatattccacgcgaacgaagtcgcgagcaaaagtagtaaaaaatattataattaagtatttaaatctatacctactaatattataaagctgaagagtttgtttgtttgtttgtttgaacgcgctcatctcaggaactactggtccgatttgaaaatttctttcagtgttagatagcccatttatcgaggaagtagttcccacgggatgcgggtgaaaccgctggcagaagctagttgtagATAATAGACAGcagtgttgctgggaagtttgttcgaTACAGTTTTTTCTTTCGAGCCGTAAAGTTAGGAAGGAGTGCAAGGTTACCATTTTGGGGTTGCTGTCGGATTTGTAACGTTTAAGTATTTTGACCAAAGGTttgacctaatttttaataaacacaacttgtttgttttttacatACAAGACAGTCTAAGTAAAAATTATACTTGATAATACTCTAAAATCTCAAACATCAAACTCAAACTCTTAattaacaaaacatacaaataatatcTATTGCTTTAATGGGCGTGGATTATCACTCAATTGGCAATGACCCCCAAATTAAATCTTATTCGAAGTAGAGCAACATTCTAACCGTATCAAGCAGATGCACCAATCGTCACGCACACATGCACAAGTACATACGTATGTGTGTAAGGATGTACATACATTATATGTAATCAGTAATCACTCACTTTATGGTATATAAGCGGTCGGGAATCAATACGAATCATCATTCGGGCAACGTCGGCCGTTCTCGTGCGGTGTTCCAAATTTTTGAAATAACCGTTTTTTGAGTGTTTTTTAAGTGTTCTGTGAAGGTTTGAGTTTGGAGTTTTTATAGGTTAAGTTATGATTAAGTGGtacagataaacaaaatattactttcCCGTACCTATGCATAATTGCATACCTAATATTTGTGTGAAAATCCTTTTCAAATGCCACGCTTTTCATATTTCTGTCAATGAAATTAGCACATACCTTAATTACCTATGATAAATGGGAACTTTTTCGTATGTTAGAGAAATATGTTGGCAACACTCGTTATTCAAAAACACGAGAAAGCTCGAAAGTTTTTCCAGCTTTTGTTGCATCAGTTTCCTGTTTGTTTTCTGTCTATTTCGATTTCGCGCCAAacctactgaaccaatttaaataatgaaactaaAATAAGAGCCTAAaaagaacataggctacattttatccaaaTGTGAAAAGACTACTTTTACCTCGGGATTCGGATGgaaccgcggaaaacagctaatacaatacaataagtaTAAAGATTGcactaaaatatacctaccataCAATTTCtcttgttttaaagaaaatcgagATTTAAAAACTAGACTAGCATTCCATTAGGTTTTTACTTGCATTCCGAGGAAACCctgaatatttttctaataaatgccAGTTAAGCTcacacctatttatttatatggaaaaTATATTCGTGAAATTACTCCCCTGTTTAAACCCCTATTCAAACAAACTGGCACGACATAATTGTCTACGTGTAGGTCTGCTGTATGTTCACTTGTTGAAACTTTCAATTGTTTCAGGTTAACGCTTTCGTGTAAGGAAAATCTCAAATACCTCAATAACCATGAAAGTGagttgtttcaaatatttttctaataggTTTTTGTCAGAGTTAGTATTCGTAACAAGCTAAAATTATAGTgagtaataaaatagtaatactaatttacatataaatatttctttgcaAACTGTATTTTCccgatataataaataatgttattgtgaGACCGACTGGGAGCAACTTtgcattaataaaatacataataaagattTCTATATGTAGATTTCTATATTCTTTAATCAAAAGCACCATTTTTGCCCAAAAACGTCACGCCCTAACGTTTCAAAGCTTGGGAGGAAAATACAGAGAAAAACAATTTTCGTTCCTGAAAAAGGTTGACActgaaaaaaatcttactttaaTTTCACTCCTTTCTCCTCAGATCCTCCTCATCAGCGCTCTAGCAGTGGTCTGCCTAGCGGAGCCTCCGGTGAACAGGTACCTCCCTCCTCAGGCCGGGGGCGGAGCACCCTCGCAGCTGTACGGAGCCCCCGGCGCGGGGCGCGGCCAGACTGATGCCTTGTTCGGGTAAGGAATGACAGattcacaaacaaatattatgctgaaaaccgcagcAAAAATTATTCAGCCAAatgtgaaattaaaacaaatatataggTGGTCAAACCGAGAACCCCTTTTTTAAGTCagttaaaaacatgtttatcaAATGTTGGTTTTGAATACTCAAGGACCGACTGATATCAAGGGGGACTGATATTAACATTCATTGACGATAATTTCAGTAGAACAATCTACTGAACTAGAAGACTAGAGCGTCAAATGAAAGATATCTGACAATTTCATCGTCAAGATAAAGGGAACAAATAGTTCAATGCAGATAAAATTTTAACTATGGTATTACCAACGGTTTACAACCATCGAAATCCAAAAATACATGGGGTATCACCTTAGCATGAGGAATCTAAGTTTTCGGTTTGACGTCAGCTTATGAACCAACtgatattttaatctttaaCAACATTATACTTTATTCTTTCAGCCGTGGCTCATCCCGTGGCGGTTCCCGTCGCCCCTCAAGCCAATACGGAGCCCCGTCCCAGGGTCAATTCAACGCCCCATCTTCTCAATACGGCGCTCCTGGTCAAAACCAGCCTTCTTCCCAATACGGGGCCCCTTCTACCCAGTATGGCGCCCCTGGTCTAGGTAACCAGCCTTCATCGCAATATGGAGCGCCTTCTGCTTCTCAGTTCGGCGCCCCGTCCTCTCAATACGGCGCTCCGTCTTCCCAATATGGTGCTCCGTCTGCTTCTCAGTTCGGCGCCCCATCGTCTCAGTATGGCGCCCCGTCTGCTAATGGTCCTTCTCAGCAGTATGGTGCTCCTGGATTCGGTGGTAAGTGAATTTGCTTTTTATACTTACCTTTActtgcaaatgcttgtgcactataatatgtcctgcgcagctggctgatctccttgtatgagaacagccgccgtggccgataatcggctaggctATCATCATACTTAAAAGATACACAAAAGATTATACACAAAAGATGATGTTACGTCATGCAGTCCATCTATATCCTACGTGAATCAGCCATTAAAGCGTATgcaaaagaaaatcatttttttagatTCGTTAGATATGATCCCTTTGTTTGATCTGTCTTTAGCTAGATATCTTGTACAAGATCACGAAACATGTTCTATGCTGTTCAGTAAAAACGAGGTGCATGTCGATTCTTATCGCAATCAGAAAGCTACATTTGATCTAGATCTACCTGTTACTGAATGATAGAGGTCTTCggttttgcaatttttttattttattttttctaattggCGTTACACAGCATTTAGTCATTTAGGAGAATTTATATTGTCTAAAATGTTAACACACGGTGTAAAGTGATTCTTAGACTGTGGCATtattcgaaagaattaccgacgcccctgttttttttttggtgggaaatgaTCAAGACCCCTCCTGATGAATCGCTATGTATTCATAAAATCAGTATTCAATGTGTTCTTTTCTCGTAGGTTCTCAGGGAGGTGGTTCCTACAGAGGTCAGGCTCAGAGCCGTCAGTACCTGCCCCCTGGTGCCGGAGGATACGGCAGCGATGATGGTAGCAACGGAGTGAGTTTAATTtcacttttaattatttgagtAAGCATCAAACCGCTAGTAGGCACTGGTGAAATCCAAATGATGGACTTACTGGCTTAACAAAGCCTACGTATCCTATTTGATTCGATAACTATTTgctaaaattcaaaacaaacccAAAGTCCTcgggtttatatttttatctacttataagtaggtacttggatATATCatgtaccaaaaaaatataataccttGTTGCTGTTCAGCTTACAGAAACGTAGATAGACTATAAATGCCTAAAAGCCTTATTCAACGACACATTTCAACACATTTATGGGTATCTGACTCATATTGCTCGAACTAAAAATAccacctgttttttttttctttttcatactGAACTTTAAAAGTAATCTTGATTATTAGCTAAATGGCCACATAACATGAGGAGCAAGTATAGCTGTTGAAACATCAATTAAATTCGCCAGATAGCCTCTGACATGGATCCTTATATTTCCTTGATACTCCAGGAGCCAGCGAACTACAACTTCGAGTACATGGTGAAAGATGACCAGTCAGGCAACGACTTCGGTCACCGCGAGTCCAGGCAGGGAAACAGGGCTGAGGGACTTTACTACGTGCTCCTCCCTGATGGTAGGAAACAGGTGAGTGAAGAATAAAATCTTTAGAAAGGAGATTTTATTGTAATCATTTATGTTAACATCCATTGAAACTTGGTCAGTTTTGAAAACGTTTGGTAAGGTGTTTTGCGCACTTGCCGTAGAATCTAGTTCCTACCTGTTACCTTCCTGTCGCTACCTGTGTGTGTtagtacctggataaaatagaGCCTTTGTTACCcggagatagtgtagcttcccaacaatgaaagaaattGTCATCTGTTCAGTAGTAGATAAAAGAATTGttcctctttgtaatattaggaCAGAGATGAGCCCGTCGCTAATTAACAGCCGCAAAGGTCTATCGATCAGAAGGTTTACCAATGCCTGGCACGGTCACCCCGTGAATGGGTGGTCATCTtgatcaatgactgtgtttctaaaggcacgttaaattggttggtcccggctgtcatttgaaaatctttggcagttgttaaaGGTACTCCGAAGCCATAAAGTGTGACAACCGACAACCAGTCCTATCAAGGTACCAGGTTTTCaatgtaactgggttgaggagatcagataggcagtcgctccatgtagcacactggtactcagctgcatccaattaaactggaagccgaccccaacacagctATAATATCGCAAATTAATgttccattttatattttttcagacCGTGCAATACGAAGCCGACCAGGGCGGTTACAAACCGAAGATCTCTTACGAAGATACTGGTTTAGGTCAGGGTGGCTACGACAGAAACAGCCAGTCTGGCTACAACGGAGGATACCAGGGACAgggctattaaataaaataactccaAAAATAGGGCTCAGGCTTAAATATACGGAGAATGGTAATGAAGTTGGGTAAGACCCGGTTTGGCaggttataatcatcggcaaagATATTGAGCCCTGGCCTCCGCCTGcgtagaagtgatttattggtttattgccttaagtgtacctacggtgcgcaaagcgatccccactcttccgccgagagctcattatccgtgccgataactataagacCCGCTTTGactggttactgataaagtgtcggttagttatctgatagttaatgctatctgagAGATAAAGGCTGCTTATTGTTTTtctgtcagataagttcctgataTCTATCACCTGGTTATCTGTCagctagtagtagtagtttttCGTATATTTAAGCCTGTCAAAGAATTTTCGACTTTATCAATCGATTTTGAATGGATTTTGTTAAAcgtgttaaaagttaaaaatatgtaatggaAGTGAAAAATGGTTGATACTATTATTATCATTCaaactgataaaatatgtaaattgtgAAACTTATATTTTGACAGTTGACATATTTTATCTGTCATGTTTGCAATATGGCGGGAAAGTTGGAGAAGTTATGTTGAAAacgaaaatgttatattttttaatgttgtgCCGTATTTAAGACAAGTCAATTTGTTTTAGTaggattatattttaattgaatcaaGGCTATTGTTTTAACTAGCCTTGATAGTAAATGCAAAAGGATAATATTTTCGTTTTCAACATTTTTgaggttatatttttaagacGACGACTAACGCTGTTTTTAAAGGAAACGAGTCATTTACGAGATTTTGTACAAAACGCTTATTTAGATGTAGTTTTAAggaaaacaaaatggcgaaatatattttttattctaattttcaaaaaatctttatcaatctattaaaaaaaaaactattttgtctattgtttttcttatacatatattttatttgtgaaatgttcagaaaaatgattatattttgaaatcaacaaatattattatgattttgaacatttttgtataattatgaCTTCATAGGCCAGTTAATCCAAATGCTCAAAATTTAATAGCATTATTAAATATGCTTTTAATACAGATTATTAATAGTAATAGCGGACGAAAGAAATCTACGTAAGTAATAATATGAAAATCATTGCTCTCATATTTATGTAtctattcatttaaataatactcATTTAGTACTTTAGATCGCGTAactcattattttgtaaataaatgatttaaaaaatatggacCGTTTTTTGATTACCAATTCTTACCTCTAAtccctatatttatttattttatttatttatttatatatgaaaACATAAGAGATTACCAATACATTACCCCTTAACCATGTTTAAAAAAGGTTGGTCTGTTAATAAAGTAGAAAAGTAACTGCGCCCTTCTAACATTATTAATGACCTATGCCTTCCTCAAACCGCTAGAAAATCTCTTCAGTGGTTTCTGAGCGAATCTTGAACAGACATACAGAGAAGCagcaaaaatgaaataaaatacaaatacattccctaccttttacaattaattaatttgtgaaaattaacaaaaaaatattaaataaaacacaaaataaagattcaaaacgagtttattttttaaacagaaaaataacaatgatacaatatattaaagatttatttatttaataaaaaaatggtgtaGAAGCCAACTGTGCCAAAatagttgaaaaatattgtttttagaaacaacaaaaaatgaGTTCAATCGCCATCTgaaataaaaagagaaaatattttattaagaacgCATCCAAATAAAAAGCCTTTCTTGACAGGAGGACTATGtatataacactgaaagatttgaAAGAAAACggcccagtagtttttgagataagcatgtcaaaacaaacttttcagctttattatatttattattttactttactaGGAAAACAAACAGTTCTACAACAACCACTAAaactacaatttataataactaGAAACCAATTACATGTTTTCGCATATCAAATTatgatatgaatatttatatacCGGAAACATGAAGTAACGAAAAGGGCTAAAACTGAGTTTTTTTGGGAGAGCATAAATTGGATAGTTTTCCTATAAAGTCTAACTCTaaactttttaactttatattttatgcaaaaagcgaaaaaacaatcaaaagagCAAGAAATTACAAATTCAAGGATTGTATTAATAACtaattttcgtttttatttttttattttatttcatatgtcCGATAGCGATATGTTACATGCACATATAggtgtaatattaaaataaatatactcacAACATGTTCACATGTCCGTATGTTCGGGACAGATGACGCCGAAGCAAGTTTGACAGTAGTCGATGCACGGACGATCCGATATCTTGAGCGGCTCGCCCTTCGGACAGTATTGTATTACTCTGGAAattcatacaaatatatttgtaaacaCCATAAAaccaatgatttttttatt includes:
- the LOC110377984 gene encoding pro-resilin, encoding MKILLISALAVVCLAEPPVNRYLPPQAGGGAPSQLYGAPGAGRGQTDALFGRGSSRGGSRRPSSQYGAPSQGQFNAPSSQYGAPGQNQPSSQYGAPSTQYGAPGLGNQPSSQYGAPSASQFGAPSSQYGAPSSQYGAPSASQFGAPSSQYGAPSANGPSQQYGAPGFGGSQGGGSYRGQAQSRQYLPPGAGGYGSDDGSNGEPANYNFEYMVKDDQSGNDFGHRESRQGNRAEGLYYVLLPDGRKQTVQYEADQGGYKPKISYEDTGLGQGGYDRNSQSGYNGGYQGQGY